The sequence GCTGGAAAAACAAAGTCCAGTGTCAGTAGTTCCACAGAACCTTTGTCTCAGACAGCTATTGACCATATCAAGGCCCCAGCTGATGTGGACTGTGCTCTAGATCTGTCTTTCAAGCCTGTGTCCGGAAGAGATTTATTTTACTCCTCCTATGTTTCTGGACAGCTGGCCTCCAACAGCCAGCAGCAGGGCACCGTACCACTTGTTGGAGATCGACAAGATTTGCTGTCAGACCAAGACGACAGTGAAGAAATGGATCCAGCAAGTCAGAGTGGGAATTCTGCCAGTAGTATGCTGACAGGATTTGGTCCTGTGTTTGCAGGGAATGGTGTGACACGTGCTGCAGGAGGAGAGCATGAAAAGGACGGGAGTGAGGATGATATGCCATCATCAGATATTTCAGGCAAAACGGTGGTAATGTCGGCAGGACATATTTTTATCTGTCCTCTCTGCAGCAAAGGCTTCCCAAGCCCACATATTCTTCAGCTTCACCTGAGCACTCACTTCAGGGAAAAAGATGGCCCTCGAGCTAAAATGCCTACTGATGGCTCCATGCCCACCTGCTCACAGTGTGGGAAAACCTTTTCCTGCATGTACACACTAAAACGTCATGAACGAACTCACTCAGGTGAAAAGCCTTACACCTGCGGTCAATGTGGAAAGAGCTTTCAGTACTCTCATAATCTCAGCCGTCACACAGTTGTGCATACCAGGGAGAAACCACATGCCTGCAAATGGTGTGAAAGACGATTTACTCAGTCGGGTGACCTGTATAGGCACATACGCAAGTTCCACTGTGGTCTTGTAAAGAATATTGCTATTAGATAACATTTAGCATTAAATCTGAATATCTTCAAATTAACGTTCATATCTGGAAACCTTGCATGGTTTAGGCTACAATTGTGACAAAACAAATTCCACTGCATGGCTTTCTTGCATAAAATGTGAGAAAAGGAATCTGCTTTCAATATTTTTTTAAACCTGTTAAATTTGCAGTATTTCATAGGAAACAACCTCATAAAATTTGAACTATTCTCTTTTCATTTCAAGAAGATCCAATTGTAATCACTAGAAAAATGTCCCATTTCTGTTTTCTCAAAAAGATTCAATGATCTCAGTTCCTAAAGTTTGACTTTACTGTGTTCCTCCTCTTCCTCACCGAGCCTTTGACATTGCACAAATGTGACACCTCCAGGTATTATAATTGAATGAAAGTGATAGTTCCTGTTAAACCATTAGTGAGTCATCAAATGTAGTAACCATTATTTAAAAATCAATAAGCAACCAATTATTTGAACTGTCCTGCATTTTACAGTTTAAGAATTTGCTAGCACAATAATGTTAATGCTAGCAAATGTTAAATTGTTTGGTCTGTTAATATCTAAGCAAACACTCTAACTCCTTCAGAAATACAATTTTTGCTGTACATAGATATACTTGATGGTATGACATTTCACTTAGCAACATGACCCAATACCATTCTGAATGAGAGGTAAAGTAACTGTTTTGAAGTGCAGTACTGCAACTTTAACCTGTGAATGTTGGGTATGTGGTCTTAActtctggagaaattcagttaTGAAGTGTTGTATTTTGTTGTTTGCTGTGATTGGAATATAGCACTAAGAACAACTACTAAATGTTTATTTCTCCTGATGAAACTTGATACTGTATTTATAGCATTTTGATGGTTTGGGGTGCAGTGAATTTTCTGTTGTTAAAGGCTGAGTTTAGCTAATTAAAGTTTGAACTATTTCAAACTTAAACTTTTATATTTTAAGAAAATTAATCTTGATGCTGCAAATGGGCAATTCTATGAAAATTTGAGTTCTATGTTAAAAGATTCAAAAAATAACAAATTACTACTGATTTTCTTTGAGTTTTCTTATTTAACTGCATAAATTTGTGTTCTTCAAAGAATTATGGTGTTTATTATTGTTAATGGGAATTTTTTCAGTAATGAGTTCCCTGATCTTTATTGGGTATTA is a genomic window of Chiloscyllium punctatum isolate Juve2018m chromosome 4, sChiPun1.3, whole genome shotgun sequence containing:
- the zbtb42 gene encoding zinc finger and BTB domain-containing protein 18.2 isoform X1 — encoded protein: MPSARTLGYEGRMEFPDHSRQLLQCLSQQRHQGFLCDCTVLVGDVQFRAHRAVLASCSMYFHLFYRDQLDKRDIVHLNSDIVTAPAFGLLLEFMYEGKLQFNSLPVEDVLAAASYLHMYNIVKVCKGRLKDKEQCIDDRMNGNALGSVKEESSSESDEPVTHNCGIRIKKNCTVADDKPTSSEKVNGHCGGFSDLVGINPVSTEPELCNVAAGKTKSSVSSSTEPLSQTAIDHIKAPADVDCALDLSFKPVSGRDLFYSSYVSGQLASNSQQQGTVPLVGDRQDLLSDQDDSEEMDPASQSGNSASSMLTGFGPVFAGNGVTRAAGGEHEKDGSEDDMPSSDISGKTVVMSAGHIFICPLCSKGFPSPHILQLHLSTHFREKDGPRAKMPTDGSMPTCSQCGKTFSCMYTLKRHERTHSGEKPYTCGQCGKSFQYSHNLSRHTVVHTREKPHACKWCERRFTQSGDLYRHIRKFHCGLVKNIAIR
- the zbtb42 gene encoding zinc finger and BTB domain-containing protein 18.2 isoform X2, which codes for MEFPDHSRQLLQCLSQQRHQGFLCDCTVLVGDVQFRAHRAVLASCSMYFHLFYRDQLDKRDIVHLNSDIVTAPAFGLLLEFMYEGKLQFNSLPVEDVLAAASYLHMYNIVKVCKGRLKDKEQCIDDRMNGNALGSVKEESSSESDEPVTHNCGIRIKKNCTVADDKPTSSEKVNGHCGGFSDLVGINPVSTEPELCNVAAGKTKSSVSSSTEPLSQTAIDHIKAPADVDCALDLSFKPVSGRDLFYSSYVSGQLASNSQQQGTVPLVGDRQDLLSDQDDSEEMDPASQSGNSASSMLTGFGPVFAGNGVTRAAGGEHEKDGSEDDMPSSDISGKTVVMSAGHIFICPLCSKGFPSPHILQLHLSTHFREKDGPRAKMPTDGSMPTCSQCGKTFSCMYTLKRHERTHSGEKPYTCGQCGKSFQYSHNLSRHTVVHTREKPHACKWCERRFTQSGDLYRHIRKFHCGLVKNIAIR